A single window of Larus michahellis chromosome 17, bLarMic1.1, whole genome shotgun sequence DNA harbors:
- the ROBO4 gene encoding roundabout homolog 4 isoform X5, translating to MAGGWATALGLGLCLAALRRGGCHPPGAAPAPQTAAALRDNFRLQPGDLVATAGQALELDCVPPSGHPEPRVTWKKDGVTLDLTGDRYLVTNGKLRVAPARRGDSGIYVCVAANAAGERESRGARVSVLEKPTIVRRPSDAVAVAGSTVELGCGAQGDPAPRVQWHKERGDLPWGRHEVDRENTLRLYAVTATDAGAYVCTAQSQLGTAAATARLRVEDRLPTGRREAAPRDLLAMRLHLDNGTALPAAAAVRLRWRVLTPAPAPEGYVVLYRCLLPATTAWVQHDAGRDLSTVIPALRRGYKYEFKVRPYAGGTQGLDSNSRHLWIPEEGGLSTAVPAVPSAAPQHITVGQAETGNGTVVVSWEPPPPEAHNGIIRGYKVWSMGEGWQRPTNRTVDGGTHHLETLLPSPGAEFCVQVAAFNGAGLGVPSNVTCSILGLTAGSTRVVQVLRQPAVIAAAGSLLWLALLALLLLLCQRRASQDAAARHRLAAGDSPWLGGPWKPGCAPPNLSSSSSLSSRLLGSDGRDPHPSTLSLDPSSLGPPTPPNHSSLHGGHQPPLGDAGCYVGGHPGVRTSPSTPNPAPWERVRKRELHQVHSTPLLAGGPGHVPGSEWGTDFGLAAGWPRQRGHDGDAATAAAAGGDPWQLPVFSSPKPRRGSASLAAGVTGLPVTPPRPPHAWHPPVTRSPATARPRDTSPNTRRPKDVSQVTGTPRDASPVTRRPKDVSSLAEIPRDMSPATRRPKDMGTTVAGIPRDMSPATRRPRDTSSVTESPTPAARHPRDMSLVTENPKDMFLATRRPKDVSPVTRHPRVKSPVTRCHEDTCPATRQPREPSPATRHQRDTISVTRHPEDTSPVTRCPRDMSPVTRHPEEMSPVPGHHRDTFLGSRYPKDMSPATRHPRDPSPVTKRQWDMSPATRQPEDTSSANGHPRDKSPVTKVPKEKSPGTAHREDKFLSTSRYPEDMSPVTMHPKDTSPDTRHPRDTSPDTRRPDEKSPAPGHRRDAFLGSRYPNDTSLATRHPRDRSPRPGRLSPVLSDGVLTPQRVAEDLEMDQDTICPSAPVPAMPRSFSPPHTYGYIYGPPASELGEEEEEEEEEEEEQPVTRGSPGGSLLNGWGSVSEDNFTSARCSLVSSCDGSFLLDASFARALAVAVDGLCFSLEDTDGSYGGPSPPPSPLEEVFSPGVPIPTWDWGTALGVPRRPRMEAAVGIPQHGGHGMGSGGPWARAGGEMGTGGTEAWRSPGRRMRQGQSPLSSAKNQLY from the exons ATGGCGGGCGGCTGGGCGACGGCGTTGGGACTGGGGCTCTGCCTCGCCGCGCTGCGCCGGGGAG GCTGCCACCCCCccggcgcagccccggccccccaaACCGCAGCTG CGCTGCGGGACAATTTCCGCCTGCAGCCGGGTGATTTGGTGGCCACGGCGGGGCAAGCGTTGGAACTGGATTGCGTCCCCCCCTCGGGGCACCCCGAACCCCGCGTCACCTGGAAGAAGGACGGGGTGACCTTGGACTTGACGGGTGACCGGTACTTGGTCACCAACGGGAAGCTGCGGGTGGCACCGGCGCGGCGCGGCGATTCCGGGATCTACGTCTGCGTGGCGGCCAACGCGGCGGGCGAGAGGGAGAGCCGGGGCGCCCGCGTCTCCGTCCTGG AGAAGCCGACCATCGTGCGGCGCCCGAGCGACGCCGTGGCGGTGGCCGGCAGCACCGTGGAGCTGGGCTGCGGCGCCCAAGGTGACCCAGCGCCGCGGGTGCAGTGGCACAAGGAACGCGGGGACCTGCCCTGGGGCAG GCACGAGGTGGACCGGGAGAACACGTTGCGCCTCTACGCCGTGACGGCCACCGACGCCGGCGCCTACGTGTGTACGGCACAGAGCCAGCTgggcaccgccgccgccaccgcccgcctcCGCGTGGAGG ACCGCCTGCCAACGGGCCGGCGGGAGGCCGCGCCCcgggacctgctggccatgcgGCTGCACCTGGACAACGGCACCGCgctgcctgccgccgccgccgtccggCTCCGCTGGCGG GTGCTGACGCCGGCACCGGCGCCGGAGGGCTACGTGGTGCTGTAccgctgcctgctccctgccaccaCCGCCTGGGTCCAGCACGACGCGGGCAGGGACCTCAGCACCGTCATCCCCGCGCTCCGCAGGGGCTACAAGTATGAGTTCAAGGTCCGACCTTACGCTGGAGGGACCCAGGGCTTGGACAGCAACAGCAGGCACCTCTGGATACCCGAGGAAG ggggcctCAGCACCGCTGTCCCGGCAGTGCCAAGCGCGGCGCCCCAGCACATCACTGTGGGCCAGGCTGAGACGGGGAACGGCACCGTGGTCGTGAGCTGGGAGCCACCTCCTCCTGAGGCCCACAACGGCATCATCCGGGGCTACAAG GTCTGGTCAATGGGGGAGGGGTGGCAACGCCCCACCAACAGGACAGTGGACGGAGGCACCCACCACCTGGAAACCCTCCTCCCGAGCCCTGGGGCCGAATTCTGCGTCCAGGTGGCAGCTTTCaacggcgcggggctgggggtccccagcaATGTCACCTGCAGCATCCTGG GGCTGACAGCGGGGAGCACCAGGGTGGTGCAGGTGCTGCGGCAGCCCGCCGTCATCGCAGCCGCCGGCTCGCTGCTCTGGCTGGCCTtgctcgccctcctcctcctcctctgccagcgccgcgccagccaggACGCCGCGGCTCGCcacag GCTGGCGGCCGGTGACTCGCCGTGGCTCGGTGGCCCCTGGAAacctggctgtgccccccccaacctcagcagcagcagcagcctcagcagccGGCTCCTGGGCAGCGACGGCAGGGACCCCCACCCCTCCA ccctgtccttgGACCCCTCGAGCCTcggcccccccacgccccccaaCCACAGCAGCCTCCACGGGGGCCACCAGCCGCCCCTTGGGGACGCAGGGTGCTACGTcggggggcaccctggggtgcgcACCTCGCCCAGCACCCCCAACCCCGCACCCTGGGAGCGCGTCCGCAAGAGAG AGCTGCACCAAGTGCACAGCACCCCGCTGCTCGCCGGTGGCCCCGGCCACGTCCCCGGGAGCGAGTGGGGGACGGATTTTGGGCTGGCAGCTGGGTGGCCTCGGCAAAGGGGACACGACGGTGACGCCGCCACCGCCGCGGCGGCCGGAGGGGACCCGTGGCAGCTGCCGGTCTTCAGCTCCCCCAAACCACGTCGGGGCAGCGCCTCACTGGCCGCCGGCGTCACCGGCTTACCGGTGACACCCCCGAGGCCACCCCACGCCTGGCACCCACCGGTGACGCG GTCCCCGGCCACTGCACGTCCCAGGGACACGTCCCCCAACACCAGGCGCCCCAAGGACGTGTCCCAAGtcactgggacccccagggacgcCTCCCCAGTCACCAGGCGCCCCAAGGACGTGTCCTCGCTCGCTGAGATCCCCAGGGACATGTCCCCGGCCACGAGACGCCCCAAGGACATGGGCACCACGGTCGCTGGGATTCCTAGGGACAtgtctccagccacccggcgccCCAGGGACACATCCTCGGTCACTGAGAGCCCCACACCAGCCGCCAGACACCCCAGGGACATGTCCCTGGTCACTGAGAACCCCAAGGACATGTTCCTGGCCACCAGGCGCCCCAAGGATGTGTCACCAGTCACCAGGCACCCCAGGGTCAAGTCCCCAGTCACCAGATGCCATGAGGACACGTGCCCAGCCACCAGGCAGCCCAGGGAGCCATCGCCAGCCACCAGGCACCAGAGGGACACAATCTCAGTCACCAGGCATCCTGAGGACACATCCCCGGTCACCAGGTGCCCCAGGGACATGTCCCCCGTCACCAGGCACCCCGAGGAGATGTCGCCAGTCCCCGGGCACCACAGGGACACGTTCCTGGGGAGCAGGTACCCCAAGGACATGTCCCCAGCCACCAGGCACCCTAGGGACCCATCACCAGTGACCAAGCGCCAGTGGGACATGTCACCAGCCACCAGGCAGCCCGAGGACACGTCCTCAGCCAACGGACACCCGAGGGACAAGTCCCCAGTCACCAAGGTCCCCAAGGAGAAGTCTCCAGGCACTGCACACCGCGAGGACAAGTTTCTCTCCACCAG CAGGTACCCTGAGGACATGTCACCGGTCACCATGCACCCCAAGGACACATCCCCAGACACCAGGCACCCAAGGGACACATCCCCGGACACCAGACGCCCCGATGAGAAGTCTCCAGCCCCTGGTCACCGCAGGGACGCTTTCCTGGGCAGCAG GTACCCCAATGACACATCCCTtgccaccaggcaccccagggacAGGTCCCCACGCCCTGGCCGCCTCTCACCGGTGCTCAGCGATGGGGTCTTGACGCCTCAACGAGTGGCCGAGGACCTGGAGATGGACCAGGACACCATCTGCCCCAG CGCCCCAGTGCCGGCCATGCCCCGGTCCTTCTCGCCGCCGCACACCTACGGCTACATCTACGGGCCACCAGCCTCCgagctgggtgaggaggaggaggaggaagaggaggaggaggaagagcagccagTGACGAGGGGCTCACCGGGGGGGTCGCTGCTGAACGGCTGGGGCTCTGTCTCAGAGGACAACTTCACCAGCGCCCGCTGCAGCCTGGTGAGCTCCTGCGATGGCTCCTTCCTCCTGGACGCCAGCTTCGCCCGGGCGCTGGCGGTGGCCGTCGATGGCCTCTGCTTCAGCCTCGAGGACACCGACGGGAGCTATGGGG GTccctcaccaccaccatcacccttGGAGGAGGTCTTCTCGCCcggggtccccatccccacctggGACTGGGGGACTGCGCTGGGGGTGCCGCGGAGACCCAGGATGGAAGCGGCTGTGGGCATCCCACAGCACG GTGGCCACGGGATGGGCAGCGGTggcccctgggccagggcaggtggtgagatggggacaggagggacagaaGCGTGGCGTTCTCCGGGGCGTAGGATGCGGCAAGGCCAGAGTCCCCTCAGCTCGGCTAAAAACCAGCTTTATTAA
- the ROBO4 gene encoding roundabout homolog 4 isoform X4: MAGGWATALGLGLCLAALRRGALRDNFRLQPGDLVATAGQALELDCVPPSGHPEPRVTWKKDGVTLDLTGDRYLVTNGKLRVAPARRGDSGIYVCVAANAAGERESRGARVSVLEKPTIVRRPSDAVAVAGSTVELGCGAQGDPAPRVQWHKERGDLPWGRHEVDRENTLRLYAVTATDAGAYVCTAQSQLGTAAATARLRVEDRLPTGRREAAPRDLLAMRLHLDNGTALPAAAAVRLRWRVLTPAPAPEGYVVLYRCLLPATTAWVQHDAGRDLSTVIPALRRGYKYEFKVRPYAGGTQGLDSNSRHLWIPEEGGLSTAVPAVPSAAPQHITVGQAETGNGTVVVSWEPPPPEAHNGIIRGYKVWSMGEGWQRPTNRTVDGGTHHLETLLPSPGAEFCVQVAAFNGAGLGVPSNVTCSILGLTAGSTRVVQVLRQPAVIAAAGSLLWLALLALLLLLCQRRASQDAAARHRLAAGDSPWLGGPWKPGCAPPNLSSSSSLSSRLLGSDGRDPHPSTLSLDPSSLGPPTPPNHSSLHGGHQPPLGDAGCYVGGHPGVRTSPSTPNPAPWERVRKRELHQVHSTPLLAGGPGHVPGSEWGTDFGLAAGWPRQRGHDGDAATAAAAGGDPWQLPVFSSPKPRRGSASLAAGVTGLPVTPPRPPHAWHPPVTRSPATARPRDTSPNTRRPKDVSQVTGTPRDASPVTRRPKDVSSLAEIPRDMSPATRRPKDMGTTVAGIPRDMSPATRRPRDTSSVTESPTPAARHPRDMSLVTENPKDMFLATRRPKDVSPVTRHPRVKSPVTRCHEDTCPATRQPREPSPATRHQRDTISVTRHPEDTSPVTRCPRDMSPVTRHPEEMSPVPGHHRDTFLGSRYPKDMSPATRHPRDPSPVTKRQWDMSPATRQPEDTSSANGHPRDKSPVTKVPKEKSPGTAHREDKFLSTSRYPEDMSPVTMHPKDTSPDTRHPRDTSPDTRRPDEKSPAPGHRRDAFLGSRYPKDMSLVTRHRRDPSLVTRHPRDMFLATRYPNDTSLATRHPRDRSPRPGRLSPVLSDGVLTPQRVAEDLEMDQDTICPSAPVPAMPRSFSPPHTYGYIYGPPASELGEEEEEEEEEEEEQPVTRGSPGGSLLNGWGSVSEDNFTSARCSLVSSCDGSFLLDASFARALAVAVDGLCFSLEDTDGSYGGPSPPPSPLEEVFSPGVPIPTWDWGTALGVPRRPRMEAAVGIPQHGGHGMGSGGPWARAGGEMGTGGTEAWRSPGRRMRQGQSPLSSAKNQLY; encoded by the exons ATGGCGGGCGGCTGGGCGACGGCGTTGGGACTGGGGCTCTGCCTCGCCGCGCTGCGCCGGGGAG CGCTGCGGGACAATTTCCGCCTGCAGCCGGGTGATTTGGTGGCCACGGCGGGGCAAGCGTTGGAACTGGATTGCGTCCCCCCCTCGGGGCACCCCGAACCCCGCGTCACCTGGAAGAAGGACGGGGTGACCTTGGACTTGACGGGTGACCGGTACTTGGTCACCAACGGGAAGCTGCGGGTGGCACCGGCGCGGCGCGGCGATTCCGGGATCTACGTCTGCGTGGCGGCCAACGCGGCGGGCGAGAGGGAGAGCCGGGGCGCCCGCGTCTCCGTCCTGG AGAAGCCGACCATCGTGCGGCGCCCGAGCGACGCCGTGGCGGTGGCCGGCAGCACCGTGGAGCTGGGCTGCGGCGCCCAAGGTGACCCAGCGCCGCGGGTGCAGTGGCACAAGGAACGCGGGGACCTGCCCTGGGGCAG GCACGAGGTGGACCGGGAGAACACGTTGCGCCTCTACGCCGTGACGGCCACCGACGCCGGCGCCTACGTGTGTACGGCACAGAGCCAGCTgggcaccgccgccgccaccgcccgcctcCGCGTGGAGG ACCGCCTGCCAACGGGCCGGCGGGAGGCCGCGCCCcgggacctgctggccatgcgGCTGCACCTGGACAACGGCACCGCgctgcctgccgccgccgccgtccggCTCCGCTGGCGG GTGCTGACGCCGGCACCGGCGCCGGAGGGCTACGTGGTGCTGTAccgctgcctgctccctgccaccaCCGCCTGGGTCCAGCACGACGCGGGCAGGGACCTCAGCACCGTCATCCCCGCGCTCCGCAGGGGCTACAAGTATGAGTTCAAGGTCCGACCTTACGCTGGAGGGACCCAGGGCTTGGACAGCAACAGCAGGCACCTCTGGATACCCGAGGAAG ggggcctCAGCACCGCTGTCCCGGCAGTGCCAAGCGCGGCGCCCCAGCACATCACTGTGGGCCAGGCTGAGACGGGGAACGGCACCGTGGTCGTGAGCTGGGAGCCACCTCCTCCTGAGGCCCACAACGGCATCATCCGGGGCTACAAG GTCTGGTCAATGGGGGAGGGGTGGCAACGCCCCACCAACAGGACAGTGGACGGAGGCACCCACCACCTGGAAACCCTCCTCCCGAGCCCTGGGGCCGAATTCTGCGTCCAGGTGGCAGCTTTCaacggcgcggggctgggggtccccagcaATGTCACCTGCAGCATCCTGG GGCTGACAGCGGGGAGCACCAGGGTGGTGCAGGTGCTGCGGCAGCCCGCCGTCATCGCAGCCGCCGGCTCGCTGCTCTGGCTGGCCTtgctcgccctcctcctcctcctctgccagcgccgcgccagccaggACGCCGCGGCTCGCcacag GCTGGCGGCCGGTGACTCGCCGTGGCTCGGTGGCCCCTGGAAacctggctgtgccccccccaacctcagcagcagcagcagcctcagcagccGGCTCCTGGGCAGCGACGGCAGGGACCCCCACCCCTCCA ccctgtccttgGACCCCTCGAGCCTcggcccccccacgccccccaaCCACAGCAGCCTCCACGGGGGCCACCAGCCGCCCCTTGGGGACGCAGGGTGCTACGTcggggggcaccctggggtgcgcACCTCGCCCAGCACCCCCAACCCCGCACCCTGGGAGCGCGTCCGCAAGAGAG AGCTGCACCAAGTGCACAGCACCCCGCTGCTCGCCGGTGGCCCCGGCCACGTCCCCGGGAGCGAGTGGGGGACGGATTTTGGGCTGGCAGCTGGGTGGCCTCGGCAAAGGGGACACGACGGTGACGCCGCCACCGCCGCGGCGGCCGGAGGGGACCCGTGGCAGCTGCCGGTCTTCAGCTCCCCCAAACCACGTCGGGGCAGCGCCTCACTGGCCGCCGGCGTCACCGGCTTACCGGTGACACCCCCGAGGCCACCCCACGCCTGGCACCCACCGGTGACGCG GTCCCCGGCCACTGCACGTCCCAGGGACACGTCCCCCAACACCAGGCGCCCCAAGGACGTGTCCCAAGtcactgggacccccagggacgcCTCCCCAGTCACCAGGCGCCCCAAGGACGTGTCCTCGCTCGCTGAGATCCCCAGGGACATGTCCCCGGCCACGAGACGCCCCAAGGACATGGGCACCACGGTCGCTGGGATTCCTAGGGACAtgtctccagccacccggcgccCCAGGGACACATCCTCGGTCACTGAGAGCCCCACACCAGCCGCCAGACACCCCAGGGACATGTCCCTGGTCACTGAGAACCCCAAGGACATGTTCCTGGCCACCAGGCGCCCCAAGGATGTGTCACCAGTCACCAGGCACCCCAGGGTCAAGTCCCCAGTCACCAGATGCCATGAGGACACGTGCCCAGCCACCAGGCAGCCCAGGGAGCCATCGCCAGCCACCAGGCACCAGAGGGACACAATCTCAGTCACCAGGCATCCTGAGGACACATCCCCGGTCACCAGGTGCCCCAGGGACATGTCCCCCGTCACCAGGCACCCCGAGGAGATGTCGCCAGTCCCCGGGCACCACAGGGACACGTTCCTGGGGAGCAGGTACCCCAAGGACATGTCCCCAGCCACCAGGCACCCTAGGGACCCATCACCAGTGACCAAGCGCCAGTGGGACATGTCACCAGCCACCAGGCAGCCCGAGGACACGTCCTCAGCCAACGGACACCCGAGGGACAAGTCCCCAGTCACCAAGGTCCCCAAGGAGAAGTCTCCAGGCACTGCACACCGCGAGGACAAGTTTCTCTCCACCAG CAGGTACCCTGAGGACATGTCACCGGTCACCATGCACCCCAAGGACACATCCCCAGACACCAGGCACCCAAGGGACACATCCCCGGACACCAGACGCCCCGATGAGAAGTCTCCAGCCCCTGGTCACCGCAGGGACGCTTTCCTGGGCAGCAGGTACCCCAAGGATATGTCCCTGGTCACCAGGCATCGCAGGGACCCATCACTGGTGACCAGGCACCCAAGGGACATGTTCCTGGCCACCAGGTACCCCAATGACACATCCCTtgccaccaggcaccccagggacAGGTCCCCACGCCCTGGCCGCCTCTCACCGGTGCTCAGCGATGGGGTCTTGACGCCTCAACGAGTGGCCGAGGACCTGGAGATGGACCAGGACACCATCTGCCCCAG CGCCCCAGTGCCGGCCATGCCCCGGTCCTTCTCGCCGCCGCACACCTACGGCTACATCTACGGGCCACCAGCCTCCgagctgggtgaggaggaggaggaggaagaggaggaggaggaagagcagccagTGACGAGGGGCTCACCGGGGGGGTCGCTGCTGAACGGCTGGGGCTCTGTCTCAGAGGACAACTTCACCAGCGCCCGCTGCAGCCTGGTGAGCTCCTGCGATGGCTCCTTCCTCCTGGACGCCAGCTTCGCCCGGGCGCTGGCGGTGGCCGTCGATGGCCTCTGCTTCAGCCTCGAGGACACCGACGGGAGCTATGGGG GTccctcaccaccaccatcacccttGGAGGAGGTCTTCTCGCCcggggtccccatccccacctggGACTGGGGGACTGCGCTGGGGGTGCCGCGGAGACCCAGGATGGAAGCGGCTGTGGGCATCCCACAGCACG GTGGCCACGGGATGGGCAGCGGTggcccctgggccagggcaggtggtgagatggggacaggagggacagaaGCGTGGCGTTCTCCGGGGCGTAGGATGCGGCAAGGCCAGAGTCCCCTCAGCTCGGCTAAAAACCAGCTTTATTAA